A genomic segment from Aspergillus puulaauensis MK2 DNA, chromosome 1, nearly complete sequence encodes:
- a CDS encoding DUF2461 domain-containing protein (COG:S;~EggNog:ENOG410PJAH;~InterPro:IPR012808;~PFAM:PF09365), with amino-acid sequence MPPRSTRAAPAKEAAPESAPKRRASARVAGASNAALKKQKYDSSAPDKSVKSTTKKSKYFQEDEAKKPKRNAKRAIKPNDDYEDEEPGDSSDADSDFWRPEQSSTAGKEAVSQAAKDFENRRGTKSDAPESSKKKDLWREGVKTGLGPGKEVFIEKPKARDPGDVPYEDDTLHPNTILFLKDLTKNNERQWLKAHDADYRSSKKDWDTFVETLTEKVTEKDSTIPELPAKDLVFRIYRDIRFSKDPTPYKTHFSAAWSRTGKKGPYAAYYVHCQPGASFVGSGLWHPEADKLALLRDDIDGNSQGLKTVLREEGMRREFFDGIPDDEDKAVKAFVSQNSESALKTKPKGYEHDNENIQLLRLRSFTIGKRLPDADLLSPDAQEKITALIGIMAPFVTYLNSVVMPDPAGQGNISSDSSEGD; translated from the exons ATGCCTCCTCGATCGACCCGGGCCGCTCCCGCAAAAGAGGCAGCTCCAGAATCGGCACCCAAAAGGCGCGCCTCCGCCAGAGTTGCTGGGGCCTCAAATGCGGCGCTAAAGAAGCAAAAGTACGATTCAAGCGCCCCTGACAAATCCGTGAAATCCACCACCAAGAAAAGCAAGTATTTCCAAGAAGACGAAGCAAAAAAGCCGAAGCGCAATGCAAAGCGCGCGATTAAGCCAAACGATGACtatgaagacgaagaaccCGGGGATTCATCAGACGCAGACTCGGACTTTTGGCGACCAGAGCAGTCATCCACGGCCGGTAAAGAAGCAGTTTCGCAAGCCGCGAAAGACTTCGAGAACAGACGCGGGACCAAATCAGACGCGCCGGAGTCTTCGAAAAAGAAGGATTTATGGAGAGAAGGTGTCAAGACCGGTCTTGGGCCTGGGAAAGAGGTCTTCATCGAGAAGCCCAAAGCAAGGGACCCGGGAGACGTTCCATATGAGGACGACACCCTACATCCCAACACCATATTATTTCTCAAAGACCTGACCAAAAATAATGAAAGGCAATGGCTTAAAG CCCACGATGCGGATTATCGCTCTTCAAAAAAGGATTGGGATACTTTTGTTGAGACATTAACAGAGAAGGTCACTGAGAAGGATAGCACCATCCCAGAGCTACCTGCAAAAGACCTG GTCTTCCGTATATATAGAGACATTAGGTTCAGTAAGGATCCTACACCCTATAAG ACGCACTTCTCGGCCGCCTG GTCCCGCACCGGCAAAAAAGGTCCTTACGCTGCATATTATGTCCACTGTCAACCAGGAGCCAGCTTCGTTG GCTCGGGACTCTGGCATCCAGAAGCTGATAAGCTGGCGCTTCTTCGAGACGACATCGATGGGAACTCGCAAGGTTTAAAAACGGTTCTCAGGGAAGAAGGCATGCGACGAGAATTCTTCGATGGTATAcctgatgatgaagacaaaGCTGTGAAGGCCTTTGTTAGTCAAAACAGCGAGAGTGCGCTTAAGACTAAGCCTAAG GGTTATGAACACGACAATGAGaacatccagctcctccgtTTACGCAGTTTCACTATTGGCAAACGGCTTCCAGACGCAGATCTCTTGAGTCCTGATGCCCAGGAGAAAATCACCGCTCTCATTGGCATCATGGCACCATTT GTCACGTATTTGAACAGTGTGGTAATGCCTGATCCAGCCGGGCAGGGCAATATTTCGTCTGATTCCTCGGAAGGTGACTGA
- a CDS encoding tRNA wybutosine-synthesizing 3 family protein (COG:S;~EggNog:ENOG410PKAE;~InterPro:IPR003827,IPR036602;~PFAM:PF02676), with translation MDEKEPTRDEMIPPVFISRKNKILADLSTPADEYSDLSPKGSVDEGIQDLIQDINTLPGLVTTSSCAGRISVFLEGRRVPNPSEEISESRASEQRKFVPSGGKGAGKWLYVSHEPLNMDSSSENKEEKPLHEMFGMTPGDGKPPGVEESQGHAPRLVRFHFEPLILHIMTATLHHAQPVLSAASSSGFRESGLQGLRCLEGDSGPSPIVAVRSAGLALESIIGYCEDGGDEPVIRSLVSEEYLRMLVNMSNERFSVNSERRERFRTTILDGCSIRNSSNTKSKGKTRPPGWEDPETRKERKRAEGLMRKKLLEGQAAQDNDQNANNEDEVGIWHSLDTGAL, from the exons ATGGATGAAAAAGAACCGACGAGGGATGAAATGATTCCACCTGTCTTCATATCTCGCAAGAACAAGATCCTCGCTGATCTTTCAACCCCAGCAGACGAATACTCAGACCTCTCACCCAAGGGCTCTGTGGATGAAGGAATTCAAGACCTCATCCAAGACATCAACACTCTGCCTGGTTTAGTGACGACGAGCAGTTGCGCTGGTCGAATTAGCGTATTTTTGGAGGGGAGACGGGTTCCAAATCCGTCTGAAGAGATCTCAGAGTCGCGAGCTAGCGAGCAGAGGAAGTTCGTACCCTCTGGCGGCAAGGGAGCGGGGAAATGGTTGTACGTCTCGCATGAACCGCTGAATATGGACAGTAGTTCAGAGaacaaagaggagaagccaTTGCATGAGATGTTTGGAATGACTCCTGGAGATGGGAAGCCGCCAGGTGTAGAAGAAAGCCAGGGTCATGCCCCACGTCTTGTGCGCTTCCATTTCGAACCCTTG atcctccatATCATGACCGCCACTCTGCATCACGCCCAGCCAGTTCTCTCCGCGGCATCAAGCTCAGGGTTCCGTGAAAGCGGGCTCCAAGGTCTCCGTTGCTTAGAAGGTGACAGCGGACCTAGCCCAATTGTCGCCGTCCGATCTGCAGGGCTTGCATTGGAATCTATAATAGGATATTGCGAAGATGGGGGTGATGAGCCGGTTATCCGAAGCTTGGTGTCAGAGGAGTACCTCCGAATGCTTGTTAACATGTCGAACGAGCGTTTTTCGGTGAATTCAGAGCGTAGGGAACGATTCAGAACGACCATTTTGGATGGGTGTTCTATACGAAACTCCAGCAACACGAAGTCGAAGGGGAAGACGAGACCTCCTGGATGGGAGGATCCAGAGAcgcggaaggagaggaagagggctgaaggtttgatgaggaagaagctgcttGAGGGTCAGGCTGCGCAAGATAATGACCAAAATGCAAacaatgaagatgaggtaGGAATATGGCATTCGTTAGATACAGGGGCCCTATAA